The DNA window TCGCTTCCGTCAGGCTCTGAAGCCGGCGGAAGCCATGCGTGCCGTATACAGCGCGCTGCTCGATCGGGTCGAGGCCGCAGGAACAGGTGTTCTGGACCGTGAAGTGAGAATCTCGAAGCCGGGTCGTGCCTGGCGGGCCGCACGGACCTGGTGGGCGGCGGCTCCCAGGGAGAATTGATGCGCGACGATCCCATCCTGATTGTGGGCGGCGGCCTCGCGGGATCTTCCAGTGCGCTTTTTCTGGCCGACGCGGGTTATCCCGTGACCTTGATCGAGAAGCGTCCGTTCCTCGGTGGGCGAGCTTTTTCCTTTGTGGAAAAGGGGGGCGCCGTGATCGATAACGGGCAGCACGCTCTGCTCGGCTGTTATCATGAGACACTTGGCTTGCTGGAGCGAGTCGGGGTGGGCGATCGGCTCTATCGACAAAAAGGAATCGAGCTCGAAATGCGCGAAGTCGGGCGACGTTCGATGCTCACCGCAGGCGGGATGCCGGCACCCTTTCATCTGCTGCGAGCATTGGGTCCTTTTTCGATGCTGACCTTGCGCGAGCGGGTTCAGGCGGCACGTGGTGCAATCGCTTTTGTCCTTCGTGCTCGTATGAGGCCCGAGGCGGTCGCTCGGGAGACTGTGGAGCAGGCTTTGATCCGGGCCGGGCAATCGGAACGGGTCCGCGAGGTTCTTTGGTATCCGGTAGCCCTCGCCGCTCTCAATGATGATCCCGCTGTGGCCTCGGCGACCCTTTTTGCCGAAGTCGTGAAGCGGGCTTTTCTGGGTCGGGCGGGCGATGCGGCAATCGTTTTGCCCGGTGTTCCGCTTTCGGACCTTTTTGGTGCGCCCGTGACAGCGGCGTTGGCGGAGGCGGGGGTCGAGGTGCTGACGGGGGCGACGGCGAAAAATATCCTTCTCCGAGCCGACGGGCGGGTGGCCGGTCTGACCTTGAATAGCGGTGAAGAGCGGCGGGGCCGCGGGGTGATTCTGGCAACGACGCCGGGCGCGCTGGGCCGTCTGGAAATCGACGACCGTCCCTTGACCGAGGTGCTTGGGGGGATCCCGGAAAGCCTTGAGGCGACAGCGCCGATTGTATCGACCCATGTGTCGCTGCCGGCTCCGGTGGACCTGCCCGCGGTAGTCGGGTTGATCGGGACGACGACCCAATGGGTATTCAATTCGGACCGGATCCGGCAGGACCGCACGGATGGCACCGGTCTTCTTTCGTGCGTCACCAGCGGTGCTCGCGAATTGGACGGCGTGCCGGACGCAGAAGTGAAGGCAATCGTGGCACGAGAACTGGGAGAACTTCTCCCCGAAGTGCACGGTATGTCCGTGGAGCATATGCATGTGGTTCGAGAGAGACATGCGACGATGGCGCCCACGCCGGTTGCCCATGCGGAGAGACCTTCGGTGCGGACGACCGTTCCCGGGCTCTTCCTCTGCGGAGACTGGGTTCAGACCGGGCTTCCAGCCACGTTGGAGAGTGCGACGATGAGCGGCCGTATGGCGGCGGAAGCCATGGTGGCGGAAGCACCGAAGGCAGCGTCCGGGGCCGCTGCGTGATCTCGCTTGCCTCTTTGGCCGCAATTTCTTTTGTGGCCTGGGTTTATCTCGCCTTCGCTCATGGGCGATTCTGGTGTGGGGATCAGCGTTTGGAGGGCGGCGAAAGGGCACCGGCGAAGTGGCCGGATGTCATCGCGATCGTGCCGGCCCGAAACGAGTCTGCCGTGATTGAGCGCTCGCTGCGCTCACTCCTCCAGCAGGATTATCCCGGACAATTCTCGGTGATTTTAGTCGACGACGAGAGTAGCGACGATACGGCTGGGGTGGCGCGAGCGTGTGCCTCGACAGTCGTGAGTGATGTGCCGCTGCAGATCCTGTCGACGTCCCCGAGGCCGACGGGTTGGGTTGGCAAGATGTGGGCCCTGGAAACAGGCGTTTCCGCAGCGGGTCGGCCTGCAGGCGAAAAACAAGCGAGTTGGTTCCTGCTGACGGATGCGGACATCGAGCATTCGCCGGGGAATCTTCGGCGCCTCGTGGCGCGGGGCGAGTCGCAGAAACTTTCACTGGTCTCTCTGATGGTGCGACTCGAGGCGGAGCAGGGCTGGGGGCGGTTATTGATCCCCGCGTTCGTCTATTTCTTTCAAAAGCTCTACCCCTTTCCGAAAGTCAACGATCCAGCAGATTCTGTCGCGGCGGCCGCGGGTGGCTGTATGTTGGTCCGACAGGCGGCCCTGGAAGCGGCAGGCGGCGTCTCTCCGCTGCGTTCGGAAATTATCGATGATTGTGCCTTTGGTCGCGCGCTCAAGGCGCAGGGGCCCATCTGGCTCGGATTGACCGAGAGTGAGCGCAGCATTCGTCCCTACGTCGGCCTCCGTGAGGTCTGGGATATGGTCGCGCGCAGTGCATTTACCCAATTGAACTATTCATGGGGACTGCTTGCCGGAACCTTGCTCGGTCTCTCGCTGCTCTATTTGGTTCCGCCCCTGGCTCTCGTCGCAGGGGTTCTTGCCGGCGACGGCGTGTGGGCACTTTGGGGTTTGGGGGCCTGGTTGCTCATGGCAGCAACTTTTCTGCCGACGCTCGTCCTCTACGGACGCAGCGCATGGCTGTCATTGGCCCTGCCTTTGGCCGGAGTCCTCTACGCGTCGATGACCTTTGATTCCGCCTGGCGCCATTTCCGGGGACGGGGTGCCTATTGGAAGGGACGCGCTGGTGCCGGTTCCGACACCGTGACGGGCTAGTTGGTCCGGAAACGCGGTACCTGCTCTGCAGGCGATGACCTGTGGCCAGCTCTGGTTCAGACCGGCACGGCGTCGGGCTTGCCGCCCGGGCGCGGCCCGAACTGATAGCGAGCCATCTTCCACATATCCGACGGGCTGGAACCGAGATGACGGACCACGCTGGGCTCGAATCCGGAGTGCATCTTGCAATTCAGGCAGCGCTCGTCCTTGCGGCTTGCCCAGTAGTCCCAATCGACATCGTTCCAGAAAGATTCCCAAGTCGGGTAGAAGCGTTCGCCGACAAGATAGCAGGGGCCTTTCCATCCGCGTGGCGTCCGTGTCGGGTTGCCCCAGGGGGTACAGGGGTAATCACGAAGCCCGGCCGCAAACTCCAGAAAGAGCGGGGTCGAGGAAATCGCATAGGATTTCGACAGCTGCAGGACGCGTTTGAATTTCTTCTCGATCTCTTCGCGGAACATGAAATGTTCTTCGCCGCCGGTGATCTTTTCGTAGTGGTATCCCGGTGAGACGAGGATGCCCTGCACACCCATCGGGCTCAGCATCGCGGCGAGTTCTTCGAGTTCTTCCAGACTGGTTTCGCGATAGACGGTGGTGTTGGTCGAGACAGAGTACCCCCGGCGGAGTCCTTCCTTGATGCCCTCGATGGCGGCATCAAAAACGCCCTCTTTGGCGCAGACCATATCGTGAGTCTCGCGCATGCCGTCCAGATGGACGTTCACCAGGAGACGCTTATGGGGCTTCGCTTTTGCGTAGAAGTCATCGAGCTCGAGCCCGTTGGTGCAGAGAATGACCTGTTTCTTGCGGGCGATGCAGCCTTCGATCAACTCGACGATCTCAGGATAGAGCGTCGGTTCGCCGCCGCAGATCGAAACTACAGGGGCTCCGCATTCGTCCACCGACTTGAGGCATTCTTCCAGAGAGAGGCGATCGGCCAGTTTTCCTGTGTGGCGCTCGGGCAGGCAGCCAATACAAGCGAGATTGCAGGTGTAGAGAGGCTCCAGCATCAGCACGATCGGGTAGCGTTCATTCCCCGCAACCTTGTTCTGAAACTGCCATTTGGCCATGTCGGTCGCGATATGGAGTGGGAACCTCATTTTTACATCCTCCTCAGAAAGTCCAGAACAGCGCTGCAATCGGCTTGGTTTGAAGCAACTCTGACCGTCAGGTCAGTAGCCCTCACGCAGCGTTCTGGCAAGCGCGGGGATCAGAGCCGCGTGAGCAAATCCCATGGTTTTGAAGGCGCGACGTGTGCCTCGTGCGATCGAAAGCAGATTCCGCAGTTTTCGGGGACTGCCGAGGGCTTCGGCGGCGATCCCCAATTGCCCCCGCAGCGAGGCAGGATCCCTGTTGCCGAAATCGGGCAGGCTGTCGCGCGCCCCGTCGGAGATGCCGCGCAGGACCAGCGCAGGGACCTGATTTGCGGCGGCGACCCGCAGAATCTCGGCACTTTCCATATCAACGGCGATCGCTCCGGTGGTCTTCGCCAGGCTGGATTTGTCGCGCGGGCGATGGATGGGTTGGTCTACCGTCAACAGAATTCCGGTGCTGGTGGAAATCCGGCTTCCACCCACCGCAGCGCGGGCGGTTGCCAGGAGCGTGGGCGCGGGGTGGAGGCCGGGGCCGGCGGGCTGCTCGGGAGAGCGTACCTCGTGGGGAAGAATCAGGCTTCCGGGGCGAATGGCGGAGGACAAAGCGCCTGCGAGGCCGGTGGCAATGATCGCTCTGGGTCCACACTTCACGATTCTTTCGGCGGCCTTGCGAGCCGGGGTCGGGCCCACGCCGGTCTGGACAATCCAGGTGGCCACGCCGGCGACATCACCTGCGAGCCCGAAGAGTCCTTCGTGGTCGAGGCGCTGGCGATTCTCGAGGATATCTTGCAGGCCTCGAGTTTCCACCGGCATCGCGACCGTGAGAACGATGGTTGGCTGGTTCATCATAATCGGAACCGGAAGCCGGCGACGAGAGCCTCATCGCTTTGCAGAACTTTCACCCCGGCATCGGTGAGGCCCTTGGCGAGGAGGTTGAAGCCATTATTGGCGTTGCTCACCGGCTCGAGTGCAAAGAAAGGCTCTGCGGGTGGGGTGAACAAGATGATATGTCCCAATGAGGCGTCGCTCTCGATCTCCCCGGTGACCTCACTTTTGGGCCAGCGGAGCTTCGCTCGATGGTTCCAGCCGGCAAAACAAGTGTCGAACCCTCGGTCGGGAAGCGGGCGCATCGGATGGAATTTCTGCTCGGAGCGCAGCTCCTGCGCGGCTTCCTCGGGGCTGAGGTCGCGATAGGCACCGGTTGCCGAGAATTCCAGTTCGACTCGCTCTGTCGGGTCGAAAAGGGCGCGCTGAAAGTAGGGATGAAAGCCCGCTCCAGCGGGCATCGGTTTGTCTCCGGTGTTGGTTACGGTCAACTCTGCCGTGAGGGTGTCGTTGCTGAGGCCGTAGATGATTTGGGCGCGAAAGGGGAAGGGGAAATCGAGGTCGGCGAAGTCGGTGCTGCG is part of the Candidatus Binatia bacterium genome and encodes:
- the hpnH gene encoding adenosyl-hopene transferase HpnH produces the protein MRFPLHIATDMAKWQFQNKVAGNERYPIVLMLEPLYTCNLACIGCLPERHTGKLADRLSLEECLKSVDECGAPVVSICGGEPTLYPEIVELIEGCIARKKQVILCTNGLELDDFYAKAKPHKRLLVNVHLDGMRETHDMVCAKEGVFDAAIEGIKEGLRRGYSVSTNTTVYRETSLEELEELAAMLSPMGVQGILVSPGYHYEKITGGEEHFMFREEIEKKFKRVLQLSKSYAISSTPLFLEFAAGLRDYPCTPWGNPTRTPRGWKGPCYLVGERFYPTWESFWNDVDWDYWASRKDERCLNCKMHSGFEPSVVRHLGSSPSDMWKMARYQFGPRPGGKPDAVPV
- a CDS encoding glycosyltransferase is translated as MISLASLAAISFVAWVYLAFAHGRFWCGDQRLEGGERAPAKWPDVIAIVPARNESAVIERSLRSLLQQDYPGQFSVILVDDESSDDTAGVARACASTVVSDVPLQILSTSPRPTGWVGKMWALETGVSAAGRPAGEKQASWFLLTDADIEHSPGNLRRLVARGESQKLSLVSLMVRLEAEQGWGRLLIPAFVYFFQKLYPFPKVNDPADSVAAAAGGCMLVRQAALEAAGGVSPLRSEIIDDCAFGRALKAQGPIWLGLTESERSIRPYVGLREVWDMVARSAFTQLNYSWGLLAGTLLGLSLLYLVPPLALVAGVLAGDGVWALWGLGAWLLMAATFLPTLVLYGRSAWLSLALPLAGVLYASMTFDSAWRHFRGRGAYWKGRAGAGSDTVTG
- a CDS encoding aldose 1-epimerase, which produces MQTLHLENSRLQLAIEPEAGASISAFALRHGGEWIPVLRPTPPEAIRAGNSSAMSSFLLVPFSNRLTGAQFSFQGEHYQLQANADGGYAIHGCVRKRPWTLEKQTSDHLQLSFRSTDFADLDFPFPFRAQIIYGLSNDTLTAELTVTNTGDKPMPAGAGFHPYFQRALFDPTERVELEFSATGAYRDLSPEEAAQELRSEQKFHPMRPLPDRGFDTCFAGWNHRAKLRWPKSEVTGEIESDASLGHIILFTPPAEPFFALEPVSNANNGFNLLAKGLTDAGVKVLQSDEALVAGFRFRL
- the hpnE gene encoding hydroxysqualene dehydroxylase HpnE; its protein translation is MRDDPILIVGGGLAGSSSALFLADAGYPVTLIEKRPFLGGRAFSFVEKGGAVIDNGQHALLGCYHETLGLLERVGVGDRLYRQKGIELEMREVGRRSMLTAGGMPAPFHLLRALGPFSMLTLRERVQAARGAIAFVLRARMRPEAVARETVEQALIRAGQSERVREVLWYPVALAALNDDPAVASATLFAEVVKRAFLGRAGDAAIVLPGVPLSDLFGAPVTAALAEAGVEVLTGATAKNILLRADGRVAGLTLNSGEERRGRGVILATTPGALGRLEIDDRPLTEVLGGIPESLEATAPIVSTHVSLPAPVDLPAVVGLIGTTTQWVFNSDRIRQDRTDGTGLLSCVTSGARELDGVPDAEVKAIVARELGELLPEVHGMSVEHMHVVRERHATMAPTPVAHAERPSVRTTVPGLFLCGDWVQTGLPATLESATMSGRMAAEAMVAEAPKAASGAAA